GTGGATCTACATCGGCACCCAGGGCATTCTCCAGGGGACCTATGAGACGTTCGCGGCCGTGGCCGCCAAGCGGTTCGGCGGGTCGCTGGCCGGCACGGTGACCCTGACCGCGGGGCTCGGCGGCATGGGTGGCGCGCAGCCGCTGGCCGTCACCATGAACGGCGGGGTCGCGATCTGCGTGGAATGCGACCCCTCACGCATCGCCAGGCGCATCGAGCACCGGTACCTCGACGTCCAGGCCGACGATCTCGCCGACGCGCTGCGGCTGGCGGAGCGGGCCCGTGCGGAACGGCGGCCACTGTCCATCGGCCTGCTCGGCAACGCGGCCGAGGTGCTGCCGGAGCTGCTCGCCATGGACGCACCCGTCGACATCGTCACCGACCAGACCTCCGCGCACGACCCGCTGGCCTACCTGCCGATCGGCGTCGCGTTCGACGACATGCGCGACGAGGCGGCCAAGGACCCCGCCGGGTTCACGCAGCGGGCCCGCGAGTCCATGGCACGGCACGTCGAGGCGATGGTCGGGTTCCAGGACAAGGGGGCCGAGGTCTTCGACTACGGCAACTCCATCAGAGGTGAGGCGAAGCTGGCCGGATACGGCCGCGCGTTCGACTTCCCCGGTTTCGTGCCGGCCTACATCCGGCCGTTGTTCTGCGAAGGCAAGGGCCCGTTCCGCTGGGCCGCGCTGTCGGGGGACCCCAAGGACATCGCCGCCACCGACCGCGCCGTGCTCGACCTGTTCCCCGAGAACGAGTCCCTGGCCCGCTGGATCCGTCTCGCCGGTGAGCGGGTCGCCTTCCAGGGCCTGCCGGCCCGCATCTGCTGGCTCGGCTACGGCGAGCGCGACCGCGCGGGCCTGCGCTTCAACGAGATGGTCGCCTCCGGCGAACTGTCGGCCCCGGTGGTCATCGGCCGCGACCACCTCGACACCGGGTCGGTCGCCTCGCCGTACCGCGAGACCGAGGCGATGCTGGACGGCTCCGACGCCATCGCCGACTGGCCGCTGCTCAACGCCATGGTGAACGTCGCCTCCGGCGCGTCCTGGGTCTCCATCCACCACGGCGGCGGCGTCGGCATCGGCCGGTCCATCCACGCCGGCCAGGTCGCCGTGGCCGACGGCACGCCACTGGCGGCGCGGAAACTGGAACGCGTTCTCACCAACGACCCCGCCACCGGGGTCATCCGCCACGTCGACGCCGGGTACGACCGTGCCGCGCAGGTCGCCGGAGAACGCGGCGTCACCATCCCCATGGCGGACGCGTGACGGCGACGCTCCAGGCACGGTTCGAGGCGGTCTGGGCCGAGCTGGCGGCGATCGGGGACGGCGGTGCCGCCGGGTACCACCGGTTCGCCTGGACGGCGGTCGATCTGGAGCTGCGGGAATGGTTCACCCGGCAGGCCGCCGCGCGCGGCATGCGCTGTGAGCGGGACCGCAACGGCAACCTGTGGGCCTGGTGGGGGGAGCCGGGGCCCGGCGCGGTGGTCACCGGGAGCCATCTCGACAGCGTGCCGGGGGGTGGCGCGTACGACGGGCCGCTCGGGGTGGTGTCGGCGTTCCTCGCGATCGACGAGCTGAGGGAGCGCGGCGTGACGCCGGCCCGGCCGGTGGCCGTGGTGGACTTCGCCGACGAGGAAGGAGCGCGGTTCGGGGTGGCGTGCGTCGGCAGCCGGTTGCTCACCGGCCTGCTGGCCCCCGGCGACGCTCGCGCGCTGCGGGACGCCGGCGGGGTCACGCTGGCCGGTGCGATGCGCGCCGCCGGGGCCGACCCCGGCGTCATCGGCCGGGACGAGGAGGCGCTGGCACGCATCGGGGTGTTCGTCGAGCTGCACGTCGAGCAGGGCCGCGGCCTGGTGGACCTCGGTGTCCCGGTCGGGGTGGCGGCGGCGATCTGGCCGCACGGCCGGTGGCGGTTCACCTTCCACGGCTCGGCCGACCACGCGGGGACGACCCGCCTGGCCGACCGCCGCGACCCCATGCCGCCGTTCGCCGCGACCGTGCTGGCCGCGCGCGGCACCGCCGAGCGCCTCGGGGGCCTCGCGACGTTCGGCAAGGTGGCCGTCACCCCGAACGGCACCAACGCCATCGCGTCCCGTGTGGACGCCTGGCTCGACGCGCGCGCACCCGATGAGGACACCGTGCGCGGCGTCGTCGCGGAGGTGACCCGCGCGGCGGAGCACGCGTCCGCCGGACACGAGGTGCGGGTCGAGGTGGTGGCCGAGTCGTACACCCCGGTGGTCGAGTTCGACACCTCGCTGCGCGACCACCTGGCCGGGCTCCTCGGCGGGGTCCCCGCACTCCCCACCGGCGCCGGTCACGACGCCGGCATCCTGTCGGCGCACGTCCCCACGGCCATGCTGTTCGTCCGCAACCCCACCGGCACCAGCCACAGCCCCGCCGAGCACGCCACCGTCGCCGACTGCGTGGCCGGTGTGACCGCTCTGGCGGCGGTGATCGAGGATCTGGCCGCCGCTGAGGACGGCGGAGACTCCGAGCGGCGGGAAAACCCCGTTCACCGGGGATGAGGCGTGACATGCTGGTCGCTTTCGGGCCGTCGGGGGAGTAGCCCGGCGGTGAAGTGCTGCCGATTCGGGGGGCGTACGTGCCGGTGTACTACGCGGATCACGCGTGGCTGGGTGGGGACGCGGTCGTCGCGGGGGTGGTGATCGAGGTCACCGGTGAGGTGATCACGGACGTGCGGGTGGAGGCCGGGGGACCGCCGCCGGGGGCCGTGCGGCTGCGCGGGGTGACGATCCCCGGGCTCGCCAACGCGCACTCGCACGCGTTCCATCGCGCGTTGCGGGGACGCACGCAGCGCGACCGGGGGACGTTCTGGACGTGGCGTGAGCAGATGTACCAGGTGGCGGGCCGGCTGACACCGGACGGCTACCTCCGGCTGGCCACGGCGGTGTACGCCGAGATGGCGCTCGCCGGGATCACGTGCGTCGGCGAGTTCCACTACCTGCACCACGACACCGAGGGACGCCGCTACTCGTCCCGCAACGTCATGGGTGAGGCGCTGATCGCCGCCGCCGCCGAGGCCGGCATCCGGGTCACGCTGCTCGACACCTGCTACCTGACCGGCGGCTTCGACGTGCCGCTCGCCGGGCCGCAGACGAGGTTCACCGACCTCAGCGCCACCGCCTGGGCCAGCCGTGTGGACGACCTCCTGGACGACGTCACCACCCGAGGCGAGGCCGCCGGCGGCCCGTTCGGCGGCCACGCGCGGGTCGGCGCCGCGGTGCACTCCGTCCGTGCCGTCCCCGCCGACGAGATCGGCACGGTGGCCGGGTGGTCCCGCGCTCGTGGCGTGCCGCTGCACTTCCACCTGTCGGAGCAGACCGCCGAGAACGACGCCAGCCAGGCCGCGCACGGCCGTACCCCCGCCGAACTGCTCGCCGACCGCGGCGCGGTCGGCCCCGCGTCGACCGCCGTCCACGCCACCCACCTCACCAAGAACGACATCGCGCTGCTCGGCGGCGCCGGCGCCACCGTCTGCGCCTGCCCCACCACCGAACGCGACCTCGCCGACGGCGTCGGCCCCCTGCGCACGCTGGCCGACTCCGGCGCTCCGCTGTCCCTCGGCAGCGACAGCCACGCCGTCATCGACCTGTTCGAAGAGGCCCGCGCCGTCGAGCTCGGCGAACGCCTGGTCACCCTCCGGCGCGGCCACTGGCCCGCCACCGACCTGCTCAGGGCCGCCACCGAGACCGGTCACGCCTGCCTCGGCTGGCCCGAGGCCGGCCAGATCCGTCCCGGCGCCGTGGCCGACCTCGTCACCCTGTCGCTCGACTCGGTCCGCCTGGCCGGCGCCGACCCCGCGGCCCTCGCCGAGTCCGTGGTCTTCGCCGCCACGGCCGCCGACGTCCGCGAGGTCGTCGCCACCGGCCGCCACATCGTGTCCGACGGCCGCCACGTGCTCGGGGACGTCGCGGGTCTGCTGTCGGCGGCGGTGGCGGAGGTCGTCCGCGACTGACGTTGTGAGAGCGTGGGTCATGCTTCGGGGAACGGGGGATCGGGTGGCGTCTCTGCTGGTGGACGGGATCGGGGTGCTGGTCACCAACGGCCCCGGGGACGGGGTGGTGACGGACGCGGCGCTCGTGGTGGACGACGGGGTCGTGGTGTGGGCCGGGGAACGGCGCGGTGCGCCGGACGGGGCCGAGGAGAGGGTGGACGCCGGGGGGCGAGCCGTGGTTCCCGGCTTCGTGGACAGCCACGCGCATCTGGTGTTCGCCGGGGATCGGGCCGAGGAGTTCGCGGCGCGCATGCAGGGACGGCCCTACAGTGCCGGAGGCATCAGGACCACTGTGGCGGCGACGCGGGCCGCGTCCGACGACGAGCTGGCCGGGAACGTGCGGCGGCTGGCCGAGGAGGCGGCGCGGGCCGGGACGACGACGATCGAGTGCAAGTCCGGGTACGGGCTGACGGTCGAGGACGAGGTGCGGAGCCTGCGGGTGGCGCGCGGGTTCACCGAGGAGGGGACGTTCCTCGGGGCTCATGTGGTGCCGCCGGAGTATGCCGGTCGTGCGGACGAGTACGTCGATCTGGTGCGGGGGCCGATGCTGGAGGCCTGCGCGCCGTACGCCAGGTGGATCGACGTCTTCTGTGAGCGAGGCGCATTCGACGGGGAGCAGACCCGCGCCATCCTGGAGGCCGGGATCGCCAAGGGACTGGTGCCGCGGGTCCACGCCGGTCAGCTTGGTGAAGGCCCCGGCGTGCGGATCGCCGTGGAACTCGGAGCCGCGTCCGCCGACCACGTCACCCACCTGACCGACGCCGACGTGGACGCACTGGCCTCCAGCGAGACGGTCGCGACTCTTCTCCCTGGAGCCGAGTTCTCGACCCGTTCCCCCTACCCGGACGCACGGCGCCTCCTCGACGCCGGAGTGACCGTCGCACTGGCCTCCGACTGCAACCCCGGTTCCAGCTACACCACCAATATGCCGTTCTGCATGGCTCTCGGCGTCCGCGAGATGCGCATGACCCCGGACGAGGCCCTCCGCGCCGCCACCGTCGGCGGAGCCCGCGCACTGAGACGACCCGACCTCGGCCACCTCACCCCCGGCGCACGCGCCGACTTCGTCCTCCTCGACGCACCGTCCCCGATCCATCTGGCGTACCGGCCCGGCGTGCCTCTGGTGTCACGGGTATGGCAGGCGGGCCGCGAGGTCCGCTGACACCGGCCGGTCGCCGTAAGACGGCGCCGGATTCGCCGTACCACGTCCCGCCGCGTCGGCGCCGTGCGGGAGGGCCGCTGGTGCGGGGACGTCTGGCCGTGCGGAGGGGCTGCTGGTGCGGGGATGTCTGGCCGTGCGGAGGGGC
The window above is part of the Sphaerisporangium rubeum genome. Proteins encoded here:
- the hutU gene encoding urocanate hydratase, with protein sequence MEHQDSRVIRSPRGAGLSCLGWQQEAAYRMLHNNLDPEVAEHPGNLVVYGGTGKAARDWPSFDAIARTLQGLKDDETLLVQSGKPVGVLRTHEWAPRVLIANSNLVGDWATWEEFRRLEALGLTMYGQMTAGSWIYIGTQGILQGTYETFAAVAAKRFGGSLAGTVTLTAGLGGMGGAQPLAVTMNGGVAICVECDPSRIARRIEHRYLDVQADDLADALRLAERARAERRPLSIGLLGNAAEVLPELLAMDAPVDIVTDQTSAHDPLAYLPIGVAFDDMRDEAAKDPAGFTQRARESMARHVEAMVGFQDKGAEVFDYGNSIRGEAKLAGYGRAFDFPGFVPAYIRPLFCEGKGPFRWAALSGDPKDIAATDRAVLDLFPENESLARWIRLAGERVAFQGLPARICWLGYGERDRAGLRFNEMVASGELSAPVVIGRDHLDTGSVASPYRETEAMLDGSDAIADWPLLNAMVNVASGASWVSIHHGGGVGIGRSIHAGQVAVADGTPLAARKLERVLTNDPATGVIRHVDAGYDRAAQVAGERGVTIPMADA
- a CDS encoding allantoate amidohydrolase; this encodes MTATLQARFEAVWAELAAIGDGGAAGYHRFAWTAVDLELREWFTRQAAARGMRCERDRNGNLWAWWGEPGPGAVVTGSHLDSVPGGGAYDGPLGVVSAFLAIDELRERGVTPARPVAVVDFADEEGARFGVACVGSRLLTGLLAPGDARALRDAGGVTLAGAMRAAGADPGVIGRDEEALARIGVFVELHVEQGRGLVDLGVPVGVAAAIWPHGRWRFTFHGSADHAGTTRLADRRDPMPPFAATVLAARGTAERLGGLATFGKVAVTPNGTNAIASRVDAWLDARAPDEDTVRGVVAEVTRAAEHASAGHEVRVEVVAESYTPVVEFDTSLRDHLAGLLGGVPALPTGAGHDAGILSAHVPTAMLFVRNPTGTSHSPAEHATVADCVAGVTALAAVIEDLAAAEDGGDSERRENPVHRG
- a CDS encoding formimidoylglutamate deiminase; translation: MPVYYADHAWLGGDAVVAGVVIEVTGEVITDVRVEAGGPPPGAVRLRGVTIPGLANAHSHAFHRALRGRTQRDRGTFWTWREQMYQVAGRLTPDGYLRLATAVYAEMALAGITCVGEFHYLHHDTEGRRYSSRNVMGEALIAAAAEAGIRVTLLDTCYLTGGFDVPLAGPQTRFTDLSATAWASRVDDLLDDVTTRGEAAGGPFGGHARVGAAVHSVRAVPADEIGTVAGWSRARGVPLHFHLSEQTAENDASQAAHGRTPAELLADRGAVGPASTAVHATHLTKNDIALLGGAGATVCACPTTERDLADGVGPLRTLADSGAPLSLGSDSHAVIDLFEEARAVELGERLVTLRRGHWPATDLLRAATETGHACLGWPEAGQIRPGAVADLVTLSLDSVRLAGADPAALAESVVFAATAADVREVVATGRHIVSDGRHVLGDVAGLLSAAVAEVVRD
- the hutI gene encoding imidazolonepropionase: MASLLVDGIGVLVTNGPGDGVVTDAALVVDDGVVVWAGERRGAPDGAEERVDAGGRAVVPGFVDSHAHLVFAGDRAEEFAARMQGRPYSAGGIRTTVAATRAASDDELAGNVRRLAEEAARAGTTTIECKSGYGLTVEDEVRSLRVARGFTEEGTFLGAHVVPPEYAGRADEYVDLVRGPMLEACAPYARWIDVFCERGAFDGEQTRAILEAGIAKGLVPRVHAGQLGEGPGVRIAVELGAASADHVTHLTDADVDALASSETVATLLPGAEFSTRSPYPDARRLLDAGVTVALASDCNPGSSYTTNMPFCMALGVREMRMTPDEALRAATVGGARALRRPDLGHLTPGARADFVLLDAPSPIHLAYRPGVPLVSRVWQAGREVR